In Amblyomma americanum isolate KBUSLIRL-KWMA chromosome 8, ASM5285725v1, whole genome shotgun sequence, the DNA window GTCTGAACGAGAAGTTAATGGGGCGTACCTATTCTTGAGTGCACTAGCAGGAAGTAGTTTGATTCTAAAACTGAATATATCCACCTTTATGGCGCCATCCCGGTCTCTCCAAGGATGCTCGAAAGCAAGTCGGACGAATGGGTGGGCAAGCAAGACTAAAAGAAGTAATGCACTCCGAAATATTTTATATGGTTTATCGCAAATCCACCGAGGAGCGAACACACACGGCTGCACAACAGGGTTAACAGTGATACGTGCTTATAGCATTTATAGAAGTGCGGAGCTAGACAGAAATGCAACAGTGGAGGATTCCCACTAAAGGAAGCAGGTTTTGCTCTATTAAGATATGCTTGCAACTTTTGCTGTGTTTCTGCACAAGCGTTCACTTCGCACTTCGCTTTCTGTGCCGATGGGAGGCGGAGACGAGGAATTCACACATACTACGTGCTTACCTGGCGTCATGTTGTGTGCCTCAAGTATCTCGCCTGCGCAGATTGTGTCTTCCTTTCAACTGCGATATGTAGCTCGTAATTGCGCAGTGTATTGTCAAAGAAATAAAACAGGAGTTAGGCTCTGCGCCTACCACTTGTTAAAAGCGAATTATAGCTTCGCGTTTCCGGCAAGCTGAGAGTAAGTACTTCATTCCAAGCTTTCAGCACGTGGCGATCTTTGCTTGATCAGCGACCTCATTATGCCTTCCGTTACCGTTTCTACGACTCTGCCATATTTTGGAACGTCACATCACGGCGGCACTGTCACCCATATAAGGATGTTTCCATCGCCGCTTGCACCAAACAGGCTTGACAGCAGCACATCAGGCACAGTACTCAGCAACCCAATTTGCTTCATTGAGCATGTTAGGGACTATTTATCTGCCTATTGCTATCGTAgcaacaaccaattttttttctgttcccgcTGATCTGCCCACTGCGTATAAGGAATGTGTTAGCGACATTTACTTTCCAAGAGGATCTTTTAAATTGTGGTGATATCGAATAAGAACCAGGCCTAGACGTGTCAGAAAAGAAAATGCTCTAGCAGCTTATTTTTTGTCAGAACACCCTGACCTCGTCTGTCTGTCTGACATTCTCGCAAAACAGGGTACTTTTGAAGAAGAGGTCGATGGCCTGACAGTAAGAATCAAAGGTTTTGGCAGACGAGTTAGCAACTGTCATTGCTGTATACACGCAGTGATACAGATCGCATCGAAAATTAGTGATATGTATCGCTGACATAGGCATCATGCAAAATTATGGAGTGGATAATTCCCATATATGTGGTTTCTTAGATGAGCACAAGGTTCTTCATATGTTCTGATACATAGTTTCAGGCGCGGGTTTTCTACGAGCGCTCATTTACTGACACAATGTGCGACCTCGCACAGTCGATAAATGTAGGTAAACAAATAGATGCTATAATCATGGCACTTCGGAAAACATACAACAAGGTATCTGATAACAAATAATAGACAAATTAGGATTAATAAAAGCGACCAGACACTATGATCACAGCCAACCAATTCGTCACCTTAAACAACACTTCTACCCGTGCCCAGATTTAGTCTGACACCCCACCTAGGAACTCATTTTGAGATCAATTTTGTTTGTGTTATTTATTTTTGACATTATGGATGGCCTTTCAGTCCGCGTGAAGCTTTACGCAGAAGACTGTATTTTATACGAAGAGGTCTCTCCAGTtgacgatcatcatcatcatcatcataagacttactatacccactgcagggcaaaggcctctcccatgtttctccaattaaccctgtcctttgccagctgcgcccacaaacgcgggttaatgacatcctattcgaaatcaagaagaagaaatcgcgttgggcagggcatgtaatgcgaaggcaagataaccgctggtctatgagggtaacggagtggattccaaaagaaggcaagcgtagcagggggtggcagaagttgGCGATCAGGTGCGTCTAAATAATGACCTGACGAAGGCCGTTTCTAATGTCTAttaagtttgaaaaaaaaagcctttgaaaATTACACACAGGGACGGGCCTCTTCATTTGTGTTTCGTGCTGACAATATATCATTGTCTGATGTAACACAAATTTCTGAACCTGTGGGTAGGTAGGCTGGTAACAACTTTAATGATTCAGGAAAGAACCAAgtgaggggggcgggggggggagaGGAATCAGGACGACGACGGGCCTTCGGGCCGCTCTAGATGGCCGAGCACTTTTGTGCTCGGGCGACCCCTTCGGCCCAGCACACTGTCAGAAGCTACATCTCCGGCAGcgagctgcgcagagcagcctcccacGGCTCCTGGTGTCCTGACCTTTGCCACGAGGGACTGGATTTGTTCGGGCAGGTCAGAAAGGTGTGACTAAAGTCGGCTCTGGTGATAGGACACAAGTGGCAGTGAGGAGAGGTTTCACCGCTGGTTATAACTGAGAGAAGGACAGAGCTCGAGACTGTGGCCGTTTGAAATCTGCGCCACAAAACCTGGTCGCTTTTTGGAATAGATATATGCGGGTAAATAGCCATCTTTCGTCGACGAAATACATACATACTGTCGTAGCATATTCTTTGTGTAAGCTGTTTTCTTGAACGCTCACTGAAGTCATCAACGCCTAGTGTTCCTCTTTTAGCCTACAATTCCCGTATTCACTCATTCGTGGAATATGCCGTAATTATGTGGGACTCTTTCCTTTTAACCAACATTAATTAACGGGAACGAATGCAGCATAAGGTACCTAGTTTTGTTTTAATTCATACGGCTGTGCACCTCGTCAGCGAGCAGTGGATTATGCCCAGTGACTGCGAACAATCGTGTCTTCTGATTAAAATTTCTCTTCCAGCTCCTAAACGGTCATTATAAGGTGAATACTGCCCAATTTTTAGCCCATTCCTCAGGTTATAACACAAAATGAAGGAATGTTCTAACATTAACCCCTTTGGACGCACGGAATAACTGTTTTAAGTATTCATTTTTTTCCAAGGCCACATACTGACTGGAATATCCTTAACAGCGAGTTGCTACCGAGAATACTTCACTGATGTTTGAAAAATTCCAGCAGATGTTAAGAATTTGAGTCTATTTATATGCTTGTACGTTTGATGTATAGCCACCCTGCTATGATCTTGTTGTAGATCGCTGTATCAATATAACAAAATCAAATTGCCACCTTGTGACATGATGGCGTTTTGATTTACCTAACACAGTGCTTTACCTGAACAGTAGGCGCTGCAGTTCTTGGCACACATTCGCTTATTCCCTTGGTCTCGCAGCATTTTGTTTTCGCAGTATCTATCGCCTCTGACGTACAAGCTGACCCACGGTAACTGAACCGAGTAAGCATGTCTTGTCAATAGACTTGGTTCCCGTTCATCGTTAGGTTCCAGCGGTACATTACGAGCCAATGAACTAAAACAGAATCACCAGACGTATTGAGAAATTTCGGTGTGGAGGCCAAGCCTGCATTTCTGCGACAAAACCCACGAAAATTCCACGGATTACGTGTACTTCTTTCATAAGCCGCGCGGAGATCGGAGGGCTCTTATGCGTTCGCACGGAGCACCGGTTACTGCCCCATCTTCCGCACTTCGGAAGTGAACCGGTGACGTCACGATATCCGCGGCGCCAACAACCATAATATGAGGGTGCAGAACCGTGAAGGTGAGCATTGTGTATGAAGGATTCTTCATGAGCGGGGCAGTGGCCAATTTACGTCGGGTTCAGCCGCGGAGGTTCCCGTGTTTAATGTTCGCTGTTTAGAAACGAAAGGCAAAACATTGCTGCATGCTCGTTGCTTTGTACTCATACATTGCCGGAAGTCGTTAACGACCGACAAACTAATGTTAACGCGCTTCCAGAAACGCAGCCAATAGGAGGCCATTCTGCGTGAGAATCTACGCAGTAACCATAAATGCTCATGCGGGGCGTTGTCAACAGGATCCAGATAATTTCAGAGTTTATAAGTTCATATAACTCACTGCAATTCAAATTTCTTTATAGCGATAATTAATATACAAAAGTTTCACGATGCCAGCGCTTCAAAGATGCCTTTGATTTCGATCTTTCGGCGCGGTATTTGGACCACGTTTAACACAAAATTTGTTCTGCGCCATATTTCAGCGTGTTCTGCGATGTTGTCTGCGAAACTCTTACTTTTCTGTCGCGAGTACGAGCTAATGTGGCACAGCTTTTTCATTTGGCGGAACCGCAGAAACAGAGCGGAGATGATATAAACAGCTATGTGAGGCAGGATAACTCTATCGCATGCTCATGACGGCACTGAATAAGCAGTAAGCTTATTGTCAACGTAATCTTATTGGCAGGAGGGTCAATGAAGACCCTCCTGGAAGAATCTTTGCAAACGGGGCAGTCGTCACCACTTTGTTGCATGCCACCACCGAAAAGGCACAACGCTTCAATGCTTAATAAAGGCGAAAGAAGAGTACTAATTCACGTACGCCGAATAACAGGCACCTTCACATGGTGGTCAGTAAGCATATCATCCAGCTAGAACCCTACAGTCGGATGCAACTTGACTGCAGCGTGTTTTCCTccctcaaaggacccccttccagccagtggcgtcggccgattcggATGACCCTGCTAacgtgacaaagcagggagtggtagataaAAGGTGATAATCCCTCCTCTCTGAGATCAGGGACAGTTCCCGCTTTTCGTTGTGGCGCCGCTCCCGCCATTGTCACGCTAGCACGGGccatgagaattggccgacggcactggctggaaggggatccCTTGACGGTGCAAagtcgctgcgttcttgagttgtaccctaGTATAGTTGAGCTCACTTGGAAATTCACTCTCATCCGTCATGTCTTCTAAGAGCGCAGGTAGGCCTCATGCGGTACGGGGGTTACAGAAGGGGCGGAGAACGGAAAGTTAATAGCTGCGATTCTGCCAATAAAGCAATGCAGGTTTCGTTTCAAGAAATACTCAACACTATCGCAAGTCTTTAAAAAAATCGCTTTGAAAAGCTCGTATCAAACCAAACTTAATTTATATTGGCCGCACAACTGACTCAACTGTGGCAGTGACTGCTGCGGATGGTTCTGCAGGGGGCACCACCGAAAACAGTGCGAGAAGTATATCCCGACATAGCAAACCGTCGTACGGTTGCGTACATAAGTAAACGAAGCACGCTGTTCCCTTCTAATGTAACCATGCTTTCTCAATCCGAAACGAAGAAACACTTTTTTTCATGAGAAAGCGCACTGACTTCCACTACCATTATGCGCTTAccacagctaataataataataattggttttgggggaaaggaaatggcgcagtatctatctcatatatcgttggacacctgaaccgcgccgtaggggaagggacaaaggagggagtgaaaaaagaaagaagtgtcgtagtggagggctccggaataatttcgaccaccttgggatctttaaagtgcactgacatcgcacagcacgcgggcgccttagggttttgccttcataaaatcgcagccgccgcggtcgggttcgagcccgggaaccccggatcagtagccgagcgccctaaccactgagccaccgcggcggacttgTGCGAGCCACCATAGCTGCCAATTACAATTAGGCAACACATGAAAAATGTTGGGCAGCAATAGGctgctccgtttacttctgtccccACTTGTACGTTTAGAACACCGGTAAATTTTGCAATAGACGAAGACAGGCGCAATTTTGCTTTTCATTTTCTAGGTCTGGTTtttccaaaaaagaaaacagcagaggTAGACATCTAGGAGCATGATGAGAACGCAAGCGAAGCAGTGCTAAGGCGAGTCCAGAAGCAAAGCTCTAAACCATGCTGCCAGTTCAGAAGAAAAGGTAGGAAACAACACCATTCCTTCAGGTCTTGGGGACTCACTCCAACAGTAGCAGTAGACAGGACCTCAGCGTCTGCCAGTTCGTCTTTTCAGACGGTTCTCCGTCGTTTAGCTGGGGGCATGCCCGAATTGTTGCAGCGAGCGCAAAGCTCACGGACGACATCTGCCGCTAAGTCGGCGTGGTACATCAAGAGTGCATTCCAACCGGCCGTTTCAGTGACTTCACTGCCGTGGGCACAGATAAAGTCAATGGCACTGCGGCGGAGCACGCCGGCGTTATGGCGGTCGGCGAGGATGAGTGTAGATGTGGCATTGTCGACGTCCATGCTTTCGATGAGGGCCCGTTCGCACAAGTCCTGGAGTGTCCGTAGGCCGTACTTGTCAGACGCTACAAGCAGAGAGTCCGCCATGTCGCGTAGTTTCCGAGTACGCCCGGTGTAGATGAAGAAGAGCAGCTCACCGAACACATCGTAGTCAATGTCCAAAACCACGACCTCCTTTTCCTGAGCTTCCAGCATCTGGTGGCTAAGCATTGCTCGAAATACGGGCGACCGGGAGGCCAGGATCGCCTTGTGTACGCGGTACGCGCCTCCGCCGACCTTAATGGTGATATCGGAATGGCTTGCGCTGTCATGTAGCCAGTGGAGGTCCTCGGAGAGCCGGGACTGGAGTACTATGGCGCTGCCGCTCCTGCGACTTTCAGGCGTGCTGACGTAGCCGTCAATGACTGTCACCACACAACGTATCGCCAGGTCACCTTCCCTCAAACTGTGACAACTGGTACACTCCAGGGCGCTTCTGGGGATGAATTTATCGAAACCCCAGCCCCCTCTATGCCTGGAGAAGGGTTTGAGGCTTGTACGTTTTGCGTTCTGTTCCTCATCGGCTGCATCGATGACGCAAAATACAGCATCAGCAAGTACGTCGTAGGCGCCTGTATAAAACAAGAACAGAGACAGATATTGTTCGTTCATATCGAACGTGCGCTGCCTAATCTTGAGGTACCATTTATCGCCGCCTTCCTGTTCTGAGGGAAACGGTGAGCTGTAGATTCCGTCAGTCATCTGTTGCGAGAACAAGTGGATGTCTTTTATGACCCAGAGGAAAGAGAGCTTCTCAGTTTTGGGTTCAGTTACGCAGTCGATCTCCATTGAGGACATTGTGGCTAAGCTTAGGGCAGTCGTCGGAAGCTTCTCAGAAGCCCTGCTTACCGCGTGTCTGTAGAACTGGGTGGCTCACTGCAACCGCCCTAGTAAACCGCAGTCCTCAGCCACGGTCTACTTCTCGAAGGAATCCGGACGGCAAGGCTTGTCtgccggttgttgttgttgttgttgttgttgtgtctgCCGGTGCTGCGCAGGGGTGCCGCTTCGTTTTCCACTTCTTCAGCAACGATCTCGTTCCTCCAAACCCCCGGGATAGGTGCTTTTGTTTTATTCAAATTGGAGTGAATAAACATTTTCTACAACAAAGGACATCAGGTTGTTCTCTTCGTTGTGCATTCGAAAATACCGCCCAAGAAAATATTGGCCTCCCGACGCACaataaaaaaactaggttatctgcCTCACATACGAGACGGAAAAGAAAGTTGAAGAGCTTTTAATGagtacttgaggagaagaagaagaagaagagtcaTTTAAAACATGACATTGACGGCAAAAGAGCCCCATCTAAGGGCTGTGTTTTGTAGCGATTTTTTCCGCATTCGTTGCTTTGGCCGCACTATCAATAGTAGCTGTCTCCTGTGATGTCAGGAACTGTGCGTATTTGCGGCGTAAACGCGATCATAGCTGTCTCAGATGAAGCGGTTTAATAGCAGTGCCGTCACGGCAAGCTTTCTTGTATCTAAACAAATTTTATAATGAGGCAATTTAAATTAACTAAAAAAAAAGCCTCTGCCAACACCGCGTATTTGTATAGCAGGCTAAGCCAATTTAAAACAAAAGAATATGGCTGTAAGCCAAATAAAAATTtttagaaataaaattattgTAATAATACAGGCAATGGTCTGAGATGCCCGCTCGCTACAAAGGGCGCGACCATCCGATCATAGTCATCAAGAGCACGACATTAACGCGGGCCAAATGCAAGGCAAGCACAGCATTGGGAGTGTCGCGGAGGTTGTGGGAAAATGAGGAACCAAGACGTTTAATGGATAGAATAAATGGAGGTTAGTTGGGTGGGCTTTCAATCCAGAGAACTATTTCGCGTTGCCatcgctcttgcccggttcatcAGCCAGTGCTGGTCTTCCGGAAGTGAGCAAGTTAGCAACGCCTCCTAGTCCTCAGTTAGTGGGTCGTTGATTTCTCGGAATATCTGTATTGCTCTGGCGTTCCCGTGCCATGTGGTATAAGTTACCTACTTCAccgcagaataataataataataataataattggttttgggggaaaggaaatggcgcagtatctgtctcatatatcgttggacacctgaaccgcgccgtaagggaaggaataaaggagggagtgaaagaagaaaggaagaagaggt includes these proteins:
- the LOC144102287 gene encoding speckle-type POZ protein B-like — its product is MSSMEIDCVTEPKTEKLSFLWVIKDIHLFSQQMTDGIYSSPFPSEQEGGDKWYLKIRQRTFDMNEQYLSLFLFYTGAYDVLADAVFCVIDAADEEQNAKRTSLKPFSRHRGGWGFDKFIPRSALECTSCHSLREGDLAIRCVVTVIDGYVSTPESRRSGSAIVLQSRLSEDLHWLHDSASHSDITIKVGGGAYRVHKAILASRSPVFRAMLSHQMLEAQEKEVVVLDIDYDVFGELLFFIYTGRTRKLRDMADSLLVASDKYGLRTLQDLCERALIESMDVDNATSTLILADRHNAGVLRRSAIDFICAHGSEVTETAGWNALLMYHADLAADVVRELCARCNNSGMPPAKRRRTV